A single genomic interval of uncultured Desulfobacter sp. harbors:
- a CDS encoding transposase — MAINVLPKTKTPKGEHAMRTRRVLYPETSEMYICELDQCPLCGEQLELSRYSSGHKIVQNLSSTVEVGYWPKQCDNPSCINYKRKWRSAEWQQIAPMHCTYGFDVITTIGWQRQTSRLTFEDIHSDLAGRIIISESQVRHLYQERYLPLLASQERTRWDELEQVSQEFGLILSLDGLAPEGGEPQLWVVRELQTGVTLRSGWLSEQGQHAFENFLRPIAETDLTVRAVLSDKQRGLLPAVNEIFPEARHALCQLHYLKNVAEPAASADETMKVKLRKTVRQNAGDIIRPEHVEQPGVLTVTGLLPSAVIENPAAEGKTEQHSVDQVEQERHSIVDALIRRVRYLLTLKGRPPFRMAGIEMYQGFRELCDCLEVFIAHIPDERLIRLQHGLSEALKCFTDDYDQLSEVADWLIHISTLLDPEENPYRTGDEVKNELVEYLDQLLEQNEDNPTLFIFASKICKTTGNYASGLFHTYDVPALPRTNNDRESEFRGLNQRLLRTTGQKGATKRMIQRSGAWELIPRPGSLEETISAFSSVDMDVFREERQRLRNHRSRFKLHTRSGKRVRTELEKLTERWLKLPQDNQKR, encoded by the coding sequence ATGGCAATAAATGTTTTGCCAAAAACAAAGACTCCCAAAGGAGAACATGCCATGAGAACACGCCGTGTATTATACCCCGAAACATCGGAAATGTACATTTGCGAATTAGATCAATGTCCGTTATGTGGTGAACAACTGGAGTTGAGTCGTTATTCAAGTGGACATAAAATTGTACAGAATCTGTCATCGACGGTGGAAGTCGGTTATTGGCCCAAGCAGTGCGACAACCCGAGCTGCATCAATTACAAGCGAAAGTGGCGGTCCGCCGAATGGCAGCAAATTGCTCCGATGCATTGCACCTATGGTTTTGACGTCATTACAACGATCGGATGGCAACGACAGACCAGCAGATTGACTTTTGAAGATATTCATTCGGATTTAGCCGGCAGAATCATCATCAGTGAATCTCAGGTCCGCCATCTGTATCAGGAGCGTTACCTGCCGTTATTGGCTTCTCAAGAACGAACCCGGTGGGATGAATTAGAGCAAGTTTCACAAGAATTCGGTCTGATCCTGAGTCTGGACGGCCTGGCTCCCGAGGGAGGCGAGCCGCAATTGTGGGTTGTGCGTGAGCTTCAAACAGGAGTGACGCTTCGCAGTGGTTGGCTCAGTGAACAGGGACAGCATGCCTTTGAAAATTTCCTGCGGCCGATCGCCGAAACCGACTTAACAGTCAGGGCAGTTCTCAGCGATAAACAGCGGGGCCTGCTGCCGGCGGTTAATGAAATTTTTCCTGAAGCCCGACACGCTTTATGCCAGTTGCATTATCTGAAAAATGTTGCTGAACCGGCAGCATCCGCTGATGAGACAATGAAAGTTAAACTCAGGAAAACGGTCCGACAAAATGCCGGGGACATCATCCGCCCGGAGCATGTGGAGCAACCAGGGGTATTGACGGTAACGGGTTTGTTGCCGTCAGCTGTCATTGAAAATCCTGCCGCCGAGGGGAAAACGGAACAACATTCAGTTGATCAGGTGGAACAGGAACGGCACTCCATTGTGGATGCACTGATACGCCGGGTGCGTTATCTGTTGACGTTAAAGGGGCGTCCACCATTCCGCATGGCAGGCATTGAAATGTATCAAGGTTTTAGGGAACTCTGTGATTGCCTGGAGGTATTCATCGCTCATATTCCCGATGAACGGCTGATTCGGTTACAGCACGGTCTGAGTGAAGCCCTCAAATGCTTTACGGATGACTATGATCAATTGAGTGAAGTTGCCGACTGGCTGATTCATATCTCGACATTGCTCGACCCAGAGGAAAACCCGTATCGAACGGGAGACGAAGTAAAAAACGAGCTGGTTGAGTACCTGGATCAGTTACTTGAGCAAAACGAGGATAATCCGACACTGTTCATCTTCGCAAGCAAGATCTGTAAAACTACTGGTAACTACGCCTCCGGCTTGTTTCATACTTACGATGTACCCGCTTTGCCGAGAACGAACAATGATCGGGAAAGTGAATTCCGCGGACTCAATCAGCGCCTGCTGCGAACAACAGGGCAAAAAGGAGCTACAAAGCGTATGATCCAGCGTTCCGGAGCGTGGGAATTGATTCCGCGCCCGGGAAGTCTTGAGGAAACGATCAGCGCATTCTCATCTGTTGATATGGATGTATTCCGTGAAGAACGGCAAAGACTTCGCAATCACCGTAGTCGTTTCAAACTCCATACCCGTTCCGGCAAAAGAGTTCGAACGGAGCTGGAAAAATTGACGGAACGTTGGCTTAAATTGCCACAAGATAATCAAAAAAGGTGA
- a CDS encoding AAA family ATPase: protein MSGNLFREVYRTKKINTLLIDIDPQFNLTQLLMTRAKYDNILTEKKTIYSVFQHESPDSVFAVSEDYHLNIPEIESLVTKLKKLTVSDGDGGSVEKTLHLLAGDFDLAKLNLKGSNELRIPRKPFIKFVDAARKKYDLVTIDCNPSTSFLTKCALEVSTHILIPVRPDKYSMLGVEMIHHFVKIYLGDSLIPDLKILLNDIPKYAGPKIIARSLRSDDTYGKLQYRKTHLF, encoded by the coding sequence ATTTCTGGCAACCTTTTTAGAGAAGTTTATAGAACAAAAAAAATAAATACCTTACTTATTGATATTGACCCTCAATTCAATTTGACACAATTATTAATGACAAGAGCAAAGTATGATAATATTCTTACAGAGAAAAAAACTATATACAGCGTCTTTCAACACGAATCTCCTGATAGTGTATTTGCTGTTTCGGAAGATTATCATCTGAATATACCTGAGATAGAAAGCCTCGTAACAAAACTAAAAAAACTGACGGTTAGTGATGGAGATGGAGGGTCTGTAGAAAAGACTCTTCACCTCCTTGCGGGAGATTTCGATTTAGCAAAACTGAATCTTAAAGGAAGCAATGAGTTAAGAATACCAAGAAAACCATTTATAAAATTTGTAGATGCCGCAAGAAAAAAATATGATTTGGTGACAATTGATTGTAACCCCTCCACTTCCTTTCTCACCAAATGTGCATTGGAAGTTTCAACTCATATTCTAATACCTGTAAGGCCGGATAAATATTCAATGCTTGGAGTTGAAATGATTCATCATTTTGTTAAAATTTATTTAGGAGATAGCTTGATTCCGGACCTAAAAATTTTATTAAACGATATACCTAAGTATGCAGGCCCTAAGATTATTGCCAGAAGCCTTAGATCAGACGATACATATGGAAAATTGCAATACCGCAAAACTCACCTTTTTTGA